A stretch of Coccidioides posadasii str. Silveira chromosome 2, complete sequence DNA encodes these proteins:
- a CDS encoding uncharacterized protein (EggNog:ENOG410PN3B~COG:I~TransMembrane:5 (o30-53i65-84o115-139i151-170o185-206i)~BUSCO:12882at33183) translates to MANLTTPSHPYYPIEAQLVGYLANEWSVPVLVGGFAVSWGLILLVTLGIVSYVRPSLPKADKLAVLWFVLSGSIHLFFEGYFVLNHTRMAPAQDLFGQLWKEYSLSDSRYLTSDPFVLCMETITAVLWGPLCFILAYLITTESSLRHPLQLIVSVGQIYGDILYYATSMFDHYHNGLSYCRPEAYYFWCYYFFMNFIWIVIPSHYVKSSICVMSRAVKQMQETVKARKLN, encoded by the exons ATGGCCAATCTAACCACACCATCGCATCCTTACTACCCCATCGAGGCTCAGCTCGTTGGATATCTGGCAAATGAATGGTCCGTGCCGGTCTTGGTCGGAGGATTTGCGGTATCATGGGGGTTGATCTTGCTGGTGACGCTCGGGATTGTCTCGTATGTGCGTCCGAGCTTGCCAAAGGCAGATAAGCTCGCAGTGCTGTGGTTTGTTCTCA GTGGAAGCATCCATCTTTTCTTCGAAGGATATTTCGTTCTCAACCACACTCGCATGGCCCCTGCGCAAGATCTCTTCGGCCAGCTGTGGAAGGAATACTCTCTTTCTGATTCTCGGTATTTGACTTCTGATCCGTTCGTGCTCTGCATGGAGACTATCACTGCC GTGTTATGGGGACCGTTGTGCTTCATCCTCGCCTACTTGATCACCACGGAATCCTCCCTTCGTCATCCGTTGCAATTGATCGTCTCCGTCGGCCAAATCTACGGTGATATCTTGTACTACGCCACCAGCATGTTTGACCATTACCATAATGGATTGAGCTACTGCCGTCCTGAGGCCTATTATTTCTGGTGCTACTACTTTTTCATGAACTTCATCTGGATCGTGATCCCATCTC ATTACGTCAAGTCGAGCATCTGCGTTATGTCGAGAGCGGTCAAACAAATGCAAGAGACGGTCAAGGCCCGCAAGTTAAACTAG